A single region of the Prochlorococcus marinus str. MIT 0917 genome encodes:
- a CDS encoding DUF3110 domain-containing protein: protein MLVHVLLYEAGTESEGIHSLELKGTTVILMFEDRDDADRYCGLLEAQDFPTPSVEELTRRDIEAFCIESGYEARYVEKGFIPSTDEERLLISPPLSNLEVGNWKNQDNLIEPASSTNDQLEDIKKRLENLL, encoded by the coding sequence ATGTTGGTTCATGTCCTTTTGTATGAAGCGGGGACAGAAAGTGAAGGTATACATTCCCTCGAGCTTAAGGGCACAACAGTAATCCTTATGTTCGAAGATAGGGACGATGCTGATAGATATTGTGGTCTTTTAGAAGCTCAAGACTTCCCAACTCCGTCTGTTGAGGAGTTGACGAGGAGAGATATTGAAGCTTTTTGTATCGAATCAGGATATGAAGCTCGATATGTCGAAAAAGGTTTTATTCCAAGTACCGATGAAGAACGCCTTTTGATTTCACCACCTCTCTCAAATTTAGAAGTAGGAAATTGGAAAAATCAAGATAATTTAATTGAACCAGCTTCTTCCACTAATGATCAACTTGAAGATATAAAAAAACGTTTAGAAAATCTTTTATGA